Within Verrucomicrobiota bacterium, the genomic segment AATCCTGCCCCACTTTATCGTCAATAAACTTCCCATTGGACTCGCGGGCCTGCTGATCGCGGCTATCTTCGCGGCCGCCATGAGCAGCATGGACACCAGCTTGAACAGCTCCGCGACCCTCTATCTTTGCGATATCCATAAACGCTACCTCCGCCCCAATGCCGGTGACCGGGAATCGATGCGCATCTTGCATGGGGCGACGTTGGTTGTCGGAATTGCCGGTACGTTTACGGCCTTAGCAATGTTGCGCGTCAAGAGCGCGCTGGATGCCTGGTGGAACCTGCAGGGTATCTTCACTGGCGGCATGCTGGGGCTGTTCCTTCTCGGCCTGATTTCGCGAAAGGCCCGAAATCCGCACGCCATTATTTCCGTGGTCGTTGGGGCGCTATTGATCCTCTGGCTATCGCTTTCGAAAACAGAGCTTTGGCCCGACGGTCTATCCAGTTGGGCGAACCCGCTTCACTCATTCTTGACAATCATTTTGGGCACCAGTTCGATCGTACTACTCGGAGCGCTGATAGGCCATTTTGCCGATAAACGAAAGGGTAGCTCCAAATCCTGAACAAACTCCAATTTCCTAGCTCCAAGAAACGAGGTCACTTTCACATTTCAAATCATGCCCAAAATCCTCATGCCCATCGGAGACGCCACTGAGGCTCTCGACACCTTTTATCCATATTACCGTCTTCCCGAAGATGATTACGAAGTCGTCGTTGCCGGTCCGGAAGCGAGGCTGTACCACACGGTGCTTCACGAAATCCCGCCCAATCCTGATGTTCCCTGGGACATCACTCAGGAACGTCCAGGCTACCACCTCAAGGCCGACATCGCCTTCCGCGATTTGCGTGCTGAAGACTATGCGGGCGCTTTCATCTCAGGCGGCCGCGCGCCGGAATACATTCGCTATGACAAGGACCTTCAGCGCTGCATTCGAGAAATCGCTGAAGCGGGCAAACCGATCGCCTGCATCTGCCACGGAATTGAAATTCTCACCGCTGCAGATTGCATTCGGGACAAACGCGTCACCACGGTTCCCAAGTGCGCCATGGACGCTGAACAGGGCGGAGCGACCTACGTGGATGAAGACGTAGTCTTTGACGACCTCCTGGTCACAGGACGCGGTTACGCCGAAAACACAGTGGTGGTGAAGGAATTCATCCGGATGCTGAAGGCTTCCGAAGACTGAAAAAAAAACGAGCCCCAATCCCGTGCCATCTTCTAATTACCTGGAAAGAGTCCGGAAGCTGCTAAATTGATCAATGTGGCAACACGGAAAGGTTGACGTGCGAAAGATCTGACTGCAAAGACAGCCGGAA encodes:
- a CDS encoding DJ-1/PfpI family protein encodes the protein MPKILMPIGDATEALDTFYPYYRLPEDDYEVVVAGPEARLYHTVLHEIPPNPDVPWDITQERPGYHLKADIAFRDLRAEDYAGAFISGGRAPEYIRYDKDLQRCIREIAEAGKPIACICHGIEILTAADCIRDKRVTTVPKCAMDAEQGGATYVDEDVVFDDLLVTGRGYAENTVVVKEFIRMLKASED